Proteins encoded by one window of Candidatus Pelagibacter giovannonii:
- the carA gene encoding glutamine-hydrolyzing carbamoyl-phosphate synthase small subunit has translation MIKKAKKISSNKISQIHTGVLVLENKTIFKGVGIGYQGTTTGEVCFNTSLTGYQEIISDPSYAGQIINFTFPHVGNVGTNEQDLESDKVWTKGVIFNSEITSPSNYRSLVNLDLWLKKNKIVGITGLDTRGLTNYIRDKGAPKGTISFTNKGNFNISKLANVTTKWSGLNNLDLAEQVTTKKNYIWSGFKTWKKETGYLKNKKNSLHVVAIDYGIKKNILRYFSDLNCKVTVVSCKTSAKDILKLKPNGIFLSNGPGDPAATGKYAIEIIKELIKNNLPIFGICLGHQILALALGAKTKKMKLGHRGANHPVKNLIKDNVEITSQNHGFEIVRATLPKNIQVTHKSLFDNCIEGIRLKNKPVFSVQYHPESNPGPQDSVYLFEEFINNIKKNAKKKKS, from the coding sequence TTGATCAAAAAAGCAAAAAAGATTAGCTCTAACAAAATCTCACAGATTCACACAGGCGTTTTAGTTCTTGAAAATAAAACTATCTTTAAAGGAGTTGGTATTGGCTATCAAGGAACAACGACAGGTGAAGTCTGTTTCAATACTTCTCTAACTGGTTATCAAGAAATTATTTCAGACCCCTCTTACGCTGGGCAAATTATCAATTTTACCTTTCCTCACGTTGGTAACGTTGGAACTAACGAGCAAGATTTAGAATCTGATAAAGTTTGGACCAAAGGTGTAATTTTTAACTCTGAGATAACAAGCCCCTCTAATTATAGATCTTTAGTTAATTTAGACCTGTGGTTAAAAAAAAATAAAATTGTTGGGATCACTGGTTTGGATACTAGAGGTTTAACTAATTACATTAGAGATAAAGGAGCCCCTAAAGGTACCATTTCTTTTACTAATAAAGGTAATTTCAATATTAGTAAATTAGCAAATGTTACGACAAAATGGAGTGGATTAAATAATTTAGACTTAGCAGAACAAGTAACTACTAAAAAAAATTATATTTGGTCAGGTTTTAAAACTTGGAAAAAAGAAACTGGTTACTTAAAAAATAAAAAAAACTCATTACACGTTGTTGCAATCGACTATGGTATTAAGAAAAACATCCTAAGGTATTTCTCAGATCTTAATTGTAAAGTAACAGTGGTTTCGTGCAAAACGAGTGCTAAAGACATCCTTAAATTAAAGCCAAATGGGATCTTTTTATCTAATGGCCCAGGAGATCCTGCGGCAACTGGTAAATATGCAATTGAAATTATTAAAGAATTAATCAAAAATAATTTACCTATTTTTGGTATTTGTCTTGGTCATCAAATTCTAGCTTTAGCACTTGGTGCAAAAACTAAAAAAATGAAACTAGGTCATAGAGGTGCTAACCATCCAGTTAAAAACTTAATTAAAGATAATGTAGAAATCACCAGTCAAAACCATGGCTTTGAAATTGTAAGGGCGACATTACCAAAGAATATACAAGTCACTCACAAATCTTTATTTGATAATTGTATCGAAGGAATTAGATTAAAAAATAAACCTGTTTTTTCTGTTCAATATCACCCTGAATCAAATCCTGGACCACAAGATAGTGTTTATTTATTTGAAGAATTTATTAACAACATAAAAAAAAATGCCAAAAAGAAAAAATCTTAA
- a CDS encoding GatB/YqeY domain-containing protein, translating to MTLKEKIETNYKNSLKSKNKVEISTYRLILSGIKDLDIVNRSGANIKETDDDDIKKLLKKMIKQRTESIEIYKKNERMDLLEVEQNEFDLLSSFLPQQLSNEETKKICVDTINKLGAASIKDMGKVMGELKKSYPDNLDFAKAGPLLKELLNK from the coding sequence ATGACATTGAAAGAAAAAATAGAAACTAACTATAAAAATTCTCTAAAATCAAAAAATAAGGTTGAAATCTCAACCTACAGGTTAATTTTATCTGGAATAAAAGATCTTGATATTGTCAATCGATCTGGAGCCAACATAAAAGAAACAGACGATGATGATATAAAAAAACTTTTAAAGAAAATGATTAAGCAAAGAACCGAATCAATAGAGATCTATAAAAAGAATGAAAGAATGGATTTGTTAGAAGTTGAGCAAAATGAATTTGATCTTTTATCTAGTTTTTTACCACAGCAGTTAAGTAATGAAGAAACTAAAAAAATATGTGTAGATACAATAAATAAATTGGGTGCCGCATCAATTAAAGACATGGGTAAAGTAATGGGTGAATTAAAAAAGTCATACCCTGACAATCTAGATTTTGCTAAAGCTGGACCTTTGCTAAAAGAACTATTAAATAAATAA
- the carB gene encoding carbamoyl-phosphate synthase large subunit, with protein sequence MPKRKNLKTVLVVGAGPIIIGQACEFDYSGTQACKALKDEGYKVILINSNPATIMTDPGVADKTYIEPITLEVLEKILKKEKPDAILPTMGGQTALNLAMEAEKKGILKKYKIELIGANSKAISNAEDRKKFRKNMLDIGLDLPKSKVVNHVRDAAKALKQIGLPAIIRPAFTLGGLGGGIAKTEKEYLKIVKDGLHESPVSQILIEECLEGWKEFEMEVVRDKKDNCIIICSIENIDPMGIHTGDSITVAPALTLTDKEYQVMRNASIACLRKIGVETGGSNVQFAINPKDGRMVIIEMNPRVSRSSALASKATGFPIAKVAAKLAVGYTLDELKNEITKTTPASFEPSIDYVVTKIPRFTFEKFSTSEAVLGTSMKSVGEAMAIGRNFKESLQKALVSLEIGFSGLDRIFSLNKKEIEKELKKNIPNRILLAAEAFRKKINIKRVHQLCKIDPWFLEQIKEIVDEENKIQKRGLPKNYNEFNRIKSIGFSDKKLSEITKISEELVRKKRTALKVLPVYKKVDTCAAEFKSFTPYMYSTYQRNYALNTECEAEPSSRKKIIILGGGPNRIGQGIEFDYCCCQASYALKDSGFETIMINCNPETVSTDYDTSDRLYFEPLKEEYVYNIIKKEQQKGTLVGIIAQFGGQTPIRLAKFLHDNKLPILGTQYTSIDLAEDRDRFRKLLDRLKLKQAESGIAKTYKQAIQIAEKIGLPLMVRPSYVLGGRAMEIVHEKSQLKNFVEEAFKAAEDNPILIDKFISHAMEVDVDAISDGKQVFVAGIMQHIEEAGIHSGDSACSLPPISIKPKLITEIEVQTKKLALALNVKGFMNIQFAIKNDEIYVIEVNPRASRTVPFVSKAKGLPLAKIASRVMAGEKLSKFNLKGKNKNLFAVKEAVFPFNKFPNSDLLLGPEMKSTGEVMGFDKDFGMAYAKSQIAASNSLPTKGLAFISLKDGHKDEGVDLAKQLIKLNFTLCATGGTAEYIRENGIKCKTINKVSGGSPHIVDVLNSKKIALVINTGGGNSEHRLQDAMALRRATLGNKVPYCTNMSTAQACLMGIRSLKTKEITVTALQDI encoded by the coding sequence ATGCCAAAAAGAAAAAATCTTAAAACTGTATTAGTCGTTGGTGCTGGACCAATAATCATTGGTCAAGCCTGTGAGTTTGACTACTCAGGGACACAAGCCTGTAAAGCTCTTAAAGATGAAGGTTATAAAGTTATTTTAATTAACTCTAACCCAGCAACGATCATGACGGACCCTGGTGTTGCAGATAAAACTTATATTGAGCCAATAACGTTAGAGGTATTAGAAAAAATTCTAAAAAAAGAGAAACCAGATGCAATTTTACCAACAATGGGTGGCCAAACTGCTTTGAATTTAGCAATGGAGGCAGAGAAAAAAGGAATTCTTAAAAAATATAAAATTGAGTTAATTGGTGCAAATTCTAAGGCAATCTCTAATGCGGAGGACAGAAAAAAATTCAGAAAAAACATGTTGGATATTGGTTTGGACTTACCAAAATCTAAAGTGGTAAATCATGTTAGAGATGCTGCAAAAGCTTTAAAACAAATTGGGTTGCCTGCAATCATTAGACCTGCTTTTACTTTAGGTGGTTTGGGTGGAGGAATTGCGAAAACTGAAAAAGAATATCTTAAAATAGTTAAAGATGGTTTACACGAATCCCCTGTTAGCCAAATTTTAATTGAAGAATGCCTTGAGGGTTGGAAAGAGTTCGAAATGGAAGTTGTCAGAGACAAAAAAGACAACTGTATTATTATTTGCTCTATTGAAAACATAGACCCAATGGGAATTCACACAGGAGACTCAATTACCGTTGCACCTGCTCTAACACTTACCGATAAAGAATACCAAGTTATGAGAAATGCCTCAATTGCTTGTCTTAGAAAAATTGGAGTAGAAACAGGTGGATCAAATGTACAATTTGCAATCAATCCTAAAGATGGCAGAATGGTTATCATTGAAATGAACCCAAGAGTGTCACGTTCATCTGCCCTTGCCTCTAAAGCAACAGGGTTTCCAATTGCAAAAGTTGCTGCAAAACTTGCTGTTGGCTACACGCTTGATGAATTAAAAAATGAAATTACAAAAACAACACCTGCTTCTTTTGAACCAAGTATTGACTATGTGGTAACCAAAATACCAAGGTTTACTTTTGAAAAATTTTCTACTTCTGAAGCAGTTCTTGGAACTTCAATGAAATCAGTGGGTGAAGCAATGGCGATTGGGAGAAACTTTAAAGAATCTCTTCAAAAAGCATTGGTTTCTCTTGAAATTGGCTTTTCAGGCTTAGATCGAATTTTTTCACTTAACAAAAAAGAAATAGAAAAAGAACTTAAAAAAAATATTCCAAACAGAATATTGTTAGCTGCTGAAGCCTTTAGAAAAAAAATAAACATTAAAAGAGTTCACCAACTTTGTAAGATAGACCCTTGGTTTTTAGAGCAAATAAAAGAAATTGTTGATGAAGAAAATAAAATACAAAAAAGAGGCCTTCCTAAAAATTATAATGAGTTTAACAGAATTAAATCAATAGGTTTTTCTGATAAAAAATTATCTGAAATTACTAAAATTTCTGAAGAACTTGTTAGAAAAAAAAGAACTGCTTTAAAAGTATTACCAGTTTACAAAAAAGTAGATACCTGTGCTGCTGAATTTAAATCGTTCACCCCTTACATGTATTCAACATACCAAAGAAATTATGCGCTAAATACAGAGTGTGAAGCAGAACCTTCTTCAAGAAAAAAAATTATAATCTTGGGTGGTGGACCAAACCGTATAGGCCAAGGTATTGAGTTTGATTATTGTTGCTGCCAAGCAAGTTATGCTCTTAAAGATAGCGGTTTTGAAACCATAATGATTAACTGTAATCCTGAGACGGTTTCAACAGACTACGACACAAGTGATAGACTTTATTTTGAACCTCTTAAAGAAGAGTATGTTTATAATATTATTAAAAAAGAACAGCAAAAAGGAACTCTTGTAGGGATCATCGCTCAGTTTGGTGGACAAACTCCTATAAGACTTGCAAAATTTCTGCATGACAACAAACTTCCCATTTTAGGGACACAGTACACCTCAATAGATCTTGCTGAAGATAGAGATAGATTTAGAAAATTACTTGATAGATTAAAATTAAAACAAGCAGAAAGTGGTATTGCTAAAACTTACAAGCAAGCCATTCAAATTGCTGAAAAAATTGGTCTGCCTTTAATGGTTAGACCTTCTTATGTATTAGGTGGAAGAGCAATGGAAATTGTTCATGAAAAAAGCCAATTAAAAAACTTTGTAGAAGAAGCATTTAAAGCTGCAGAAGATAATCCCATATTAATAGATAAGTTTATCAGTCACGCTATGGAAGTTGATGTTGATGCAATATCTGATGGTAAGCAAGTATTTGTTGCAGGTATCATGCAGCATATTGAAGAAGCAGGTATTCACTCAGGAGATTCTGCGTGTAGTTTGCCTCCCATATCAATTAAACCAAAGCTGATAACTGAAATAGAAGTTCAAACAAAAAAATTAGCTTTAGCATTAAATGTTAAAGGTTTTATGAACATTCAATTTGCCATTAAAAATGATGAAATTTATGTAATCGAAGTAAATCCAAGAGCAAGCAGAACGGTTCCTTTTGTATCTAAAGCAAAAGGTCTTCCTCTTGCTAAAATTGCATCACGTGTAATGGCTGGTGAAAAATTATCTAAATTTAACTTAAAAGGTAAAAACAAAAACCTGTTTGCAGTTAAAGAAGCTGTATTTCCTTTCAATAAATTCCCAAATAGTGATTTATTGTTAGGACCTGAGATGAAATCAACAGGTGAAGTTATGGGGTTTGATAAGGATTTTGGTATGGCTTACGCAAAAAGCCAAATTGCTGCATCGAATTCATTACCAACAAAAGGTCTAGCATTTATTTCTCTTAAAGATGGTCATAAAGATGAAGGTGTAGATCTTGCAAAACAATTAATAAAATTAAATTTCACTTT